DNA sequence from the Falco peregrinus isolate bFalPer1 chromosome 1, bFalPer1.pri, whole genome shotgun sequence genome:
aaaattaattatatattataaaaatacaataaatgcTCTCTAAATATATGATCTTTAAGTCTATAGATATGAATGTACATTGGTATAAATGTAATgattatataaatattatagtTGATTCTGTTTAGAGAAAACGAAGTGGAGGAGGACATTATGGTACCAGGTTCTGTGCAATATACAGTGATTTAAATATCTGCATCGTTAGTCTCTAGATTGCTGTGTTGGAACACAGTAGACTGGAGAAAGGCAACAAGGGGTCATAGTCTGTATAAAATTACCATCCATATATCTATTATGACTGTTAACAAACCTTATTAAGTATCAGCTTATTGTTAAGAAGATAATGTAGTTGATACAAGTTCAGTTTTTTGCCTGGCTTTGTCTATCAGTCCTTGTAATAGTTTTACCtagaaggtatttttttcataactgcagagaatttgaattttctttaagGCCTCTGTCTTTTGGGGATTTTATGTATAAGCAACGAATCGACTGTTCAGCTTAACTTTCTGTAACTGCATAGGTTATATGTATGTTTAGTTTTTACAACTTAGTGCTATAATTTATGTGCTATCACCAGTCTCACTTGAAAAAGATGTTTGGATGGGACTAGCTTGTACAGTGGAACCTGCTTGGACATAGTTAGATAACCAtgtgcagttttattttaattttttttaatagttctgTTTGCCtgtcttctctccctctctcaccTAGAAGGTTACCTGCCCGCTTGGGTGTAGGAAGTCTAGAGAGCAGTATATGCCTCTGCAGATTAATTCTTGTTTTGGTGCAGTTTGAGCTCGGAATCTTACCCAGTGTGGTATCTGTCCTCCAGTTATAGTTTATGCTGGAGCATTTTGGTTTGTTGAgtgttttatgtatttatattatgtttaaatggaatgGAAATTAAGGAAATAGATTGGAAAATACTTCTCCAAatctggctggttttgttttggttttttttttccataacttGAATTTTAGTTGATGCTGGCAACATATGGACTGTCTTGGAATTCTTGCCATTTGTCATGTTTGATGTTACACATCAGTTGCTCATGTActtctttatttgtatttggaCAACAGTAACAATGCCTTCCCCTGCACCCAGGCATCTGAATTTGAGCGTGAGGCCGAAGACATTGTCAGCGTTGGTGAGGAGTGGTGTCCCCGAGGCCCTCAGAGGCGAAGTGTGGCAGTTGCTGGCAGGGTGTCACAACAACGATCACCTGGTGGAGAAGTACCGAATTCTCATCACCAAGGTAGAATGCTTTTTGTCatcttccccccgcccccccccaatATCTTAAAGAATGGATATACAGAGACTTCTGAGTGTGTATCCTCATGTTAAAGGTTCATGAGTGAATGTAGTGTATCAGCTGGCGAGAGTAATTCAGTCCTCCCCCCAACAAAGAACGCTCTCAGCAGAGCTATTTGTGGCATTATCTGCTTGGagtgctttctttttaacagtcCTACTTCTGTTTCACTGGGATGAGTTCTGAGTTAGTTTGTCAGAAGCGGGTATTCTATTAATTGCTTTCATAATTGACAGAGATTTAGGGAGCtgatttcctttgcttgtttagagcaaaattcagctttcattCAGGAAAGCCAATGTCttaatatttatgttaaaaatcCAACATTAGCTGAAATTGCAGcctttttttcatagaaaaatccattttggaCATTCTTGCGCTAGACAGcagttttttaatttctcatctTGAATGCTGACCTCAGTAacataggaaaagaaaacaaaattctatATATAGACATCACTCAGTATTTCTCTAAGTTCTAGAGTAACAAATGGGtcacaaaatgaaatgtcaCTTCCTTATCTAGAAAACCGATGTGTTAATTTGGATTTTACCACTATCTGTACAGATATGTCGTATTTTACGGCTTTAATCAAATTTGCAAGTGTAGAAGATCACTAATAGAAATCAATGATGCAACTTAAGTACAAAtataacagaaattaattattcGCCAGtttaaagcaaaactgaatCAGCCTTTGTATATCTATGTTCTGATGGCATGGATTAGCAAGGAGCAATTAAAGACCTTATTCTGAGGGCAGGAGAGCCCCTGAAGTTAAGCTTGGTTTCTCCTGAAATCATGCAGGAAGGATCCTATGTGATCTGAATGAATCACATTAGATTAGCTAAAAATGTTCTGCCATAAGTACTTTCACATACTTACTGAATATAGAAGAAACTTGATCTGAGTTCCTTAATATTAGTACATGCATTGTAGAGCTATAACTTGGATTTTATGGTGAATAAATCATACAAATAATGTGGAGGTTGAGTGCTCTGGCAAGGAGAGTATCACAGTTATTCTGTTGtgttattttaattgctttgtgAGTAGTTGACAGCATCGgttgtttctctgtttcagtgttttggtATCAGAATGGAAAAGATGATCTCTTTGTGGCACAGTTGGTGGCACTTACTGCTGCTGTCTTCGTAAGCTAGAAAGGAATAGTGTAACATTTCACTTAAATCTGTGAAACTTCCGCTCATTTACATTTGGCAGAGACAAAGGAAGTAACCTGGATCTAATGTGTTGGAAGCATCTCTGGAGTTCAAGTGAAAGGCAGAGTAGACTGATCCCGCACTGCGTTCTGCAGCAAGAGGACTGGCTATACCTGCAGAGGTCACTCAGCCTGGAAACCaattaagaaattaaacaatgaaagaaaatgagtacTCCATGTCCATTTTCAGGCTCCGCTGTAGTCATATAAGATCTGTAGTATACTACCAGCATGCTACAATAACCAGctcaagcaaatgaaaatgaggTCTCCTTTAATGTGGAAGTGCCTTATTAGACCGTTAGCAGTGGTCTAATAAGGCTGTTTGCCTTATTGTGACTGAAGTATGAAAATGGCTGTGACTGTTCCTGTACCGTGGGCAAAGGCTGGTGTATTGAGGGCAAAAGTGGTTCACGGTGGAACTGTGATTTCTTCAATCTGCAGGCAATGGAAGAAGTGTAAGGTTTCAGAAAAGGTTATCAGTGGCTGTGTGGAAGTACCAAAGATGAAAATAGGCAAAGAATGCAAAGATTGTTTGGGAGGCTGATGAGAACATGAATTCAAGATCCAGGAAGATAACGTTTGCAGATCCATTGTATATGGGATATGCTAACAGTGTAATAATGCTGGACTGCACTCAGaccttaattttttattttcatattattcAATCTGTTTTTAGATTATTTGATAATTTCAGAGTTCTAATGTGACAAATTTGTACTGCTCTTAAAATAGCAGCTCAGTTACAGTCAGTATGCTGTAGTGCAGGAGTGAACATGTGTGGGGGAAAAAGGGGTTAATTCTGTGAAGGTAGGGGTCCTTCATAATATGTTTCTTTGCCATCCTTGTAATGCTTCACCACATTTTGCAAGTCACTAATACAAATTTTTCTGTGGCAAGCATGCacttatttacttatttacgTTACCACGCATTGCAATGGTTTATCTGAGAATAACTGCTGTGGCACAGTGCAGAAGCGCAAGGCATTGGTGTaaaacctttgcttttcagtgcGAGTGGGAGATGAGATAAGCCTGTTTGAGTACTCCTAATCCAGTGCCCCTTCTCTCTTCATGCTGACCTCTATTCCTGTAGCTGCATCTGATTTCTGTCAAGTTTTGCATGAccccatgcagcagcacagtCCCAAATTAATAAGGATCTGTGTTGACAGCTGCTTCAAAAGCTTCTGGCCTCTTCCAGGGattccccccccttcccttgtGCACAGGGTGCTGGATGCAGGCGCCCCAGTAGTTTGTCTAGTGTTTGCTTTCCTGTGAGGTTCTGGCTTCTGATGCTTAGTGAATCTGtggggttttgctttcttttgcgAGTTAAGTGGTACAAGGATAGTTTTTTGTTTACTGTTGATATGTGGCTACTGAATGAGTGAAAAGGATATGTCTTCTGTTGTGTTCTACCAGTGAAGGCTGGGTCTAGGTCTCTTCTTGAATCAGACTTGTACATTAAAAATGGCGTTGAAACTGCACCTCGAGGTGTGCTTGTTGCATTCCAGTAATTGTGAcagtatttattaattatttgcaCCTTATTTCTTCGATAAACACTAGCTGGATTTTTGTAGTCTGTGCTTTTGTTATTGCGGTAGTGCCTAAGTTTCACCATTGTGGTGCTTCCACAAATTACTTTTGAGAATTTGCGCACCATCTGTGTGCAGTAATAAAGCTTTTAGCGACTCCAGATTGCCGTGCCTTGTGGTGGGGAGTGTGGCTGAAAGCCAGCCCAGTGAATTAAGGTCATGTCCCTACCGGGGACAGAAAGCAAACTGTAGGTAAAACTATCTGGACAATCCTTTTGAGAGGCATCTGTTCCTGGTAGGACTTTGGCAATCACGGCTACGACTGTTAATCTTTGGGCTTGCAGCCACTGAAAGGTAGGAAAAGAGACATGGGCACTCACTCTGGGTGTTAATGGACACTGCAGGAAATCTGCTTCACATTTTTGACAGTTGTAGGTGGATGGAAAGTATTAAGTGAGCCacataggttaaaaaaaaaacaccccacccccccaaaaaaaatcaaaaacctCATACAAAGCAAAATAGACAGTAGCCACTTTTCAGGCaaggtttttaaaaaggattaatACAACTACTGTATCTCTTAGATCAGTGGTGATCTCTCGGTGGAGAAGTACTCAGTAATACCAAAATTTTAAGAACCTGACATTTACAATAtttaggagaaaagaaaagcttttggaTATAGGTCTGTGTGGGAGGAAATAatgttgaaaggaaaaaacccatgaaCTGTTGTGCCAGATAAATACGCTATATTAAGAAAATTACGACGTGAGAGGGACATCTTGTGGCacaaataaagtttaaaaaaacccagtggcAGGAGTATCCTGGAATGTTACCCTGGGGTCACCATTTCTGGTAAAATTCTAAGGCCTGATAAGAGATTAAGTTGTTCCAGTTTTTCTTACAGCAGGACTCTTGCTACCCACTTTCTcatcttcctgcttttttgTCTCCATGAGCAGAGGATTACAGTACATAGAAGTTCTACCAAATATACTCACCTGTCTTGGTGCAAATGATAATagtttttaatgaagaaatagaTGAAAATGTCACTACCATTATTTGACTGAATGTGTTGCTTCTTCGGTGGCATAAAATGTAACAGTGCTTTAGCTGTGGGTGGTTAACTTACTTTCCACTTGTATCACATTTCCATATGTTCATATAAATTAagaagaatatttaatttttgggAGTAGAAAGGGCCATGATTGTGTATGATGAACTGAAATTAAACCTGACATACATCTGTGAATCACTGTATAAAAAGTATGACATAGCATAGACATGCTATCAGTGTGCCCGAACATCTAGATCCCTGGTTTGATTAGTTTTGATCACGTGATGATACAAGTTTAATTATCTTTTACAAGCATTTTCCCAAGAGTTCTTGTTGTAACTTTGAATGACTTCTTGAATACCTTTTAATAGTCATGGGTGAGGTTGTATTGTATCACTGTGTAGAGTAGGAGACGTCTCTGCGACAcggaaatattttccttctctcgCAGACCTGGGCTACCCGAAGCACACATGTGCACACGTTCTCCTGTTTCTTAGAGGTGGTTCTCCTgggcaggctggctgtgctctAACCAGCCAGCTGGGGTGGCTGGCAGGTGTATCTTGGCCCTGGTACCTTCCAGTTGCAATTTACACCTTTTGTTGGCCGCTTCAACTTGGTGCAGGGGTGCTTGAGAGAATTAACTTTGCAATATTGCTGGTTAGGGCTTGGGTGTTTTAAGCAAGCGGGAGTAAGTTTGCCTGAACTTTGAACAGAGTTATTACTCAGATTTGGAGAAACAATAGGATGTCAGTTAAAGATAAAAACCATCTCTGTTCTACAGAAATATTGGTCAGCTATGGGAGTTTAAGCTTGTACTTCTAATAGAAATCTAAACATTGAGGAGTTTTTGATTTGGTGATGCATCTTCTGTTGTGAAATTTCAGTGACCAGATGTTGTTTTGGTCAGTCTCAGGATTTCCAGCGCTACCTTGTTTTTATATATCTGAGATATATTTAAAGTTCCATGTATGTTGTTTTCTTAAGGATGTTATAATGTATCTATTCATGCCTAAGGATCCAGAAATACTATTTGAATCAATTGGTATGTAAATAATTCTCTGCTTTGGAAAGATAGGAGATCATTTCTCCAGCAGTAATTCAATCATAGCTTGTTTTTTGTATAACCACAATACCCTTGCCTAAATTTAATTCAAAGTTTATGTTTCCTAGCTACAGTTCTAGTACTTCGGTTGCCATGAGTAGAAACTCCATTAAACTGTAACAAAAATGAAGGGTAATAGTAAAGGGATCTTTTCTGGGGTAAAGTTAGGGCAGAAGGAACAAGTCtttgttttcaggcttttgcACAAGACTGACTAAAAATCTGCCAAGTCATGCTGTTGTCCAGCACAGATTTTTGACCAACACAAGTGtcttgtgaaatgttttttcctacTTACAGGTCAGCTAAAATCCTGAGCGTTGTGGCATGACTACTTTGAGGTCTGTCCCTTTGGCtgcaattaattttccattagGTATTCCATGGAATGACAAACGTTTAGCTCAGGTTAACCAGAGCCTTGGCTTTGCTGGTGTTGGTTGAACTCAGTGGCGCTGGTGAGGGTGCCAGCTGCACGCTGTCATTTTTGACAAAAGGCCTTGAATTGCTGAAGTCTTTTGCTGGTGCGATCAGTTCAAATCCCAGGTCCAGTGGTGATGGGCTGGTCCAAAGCAGTGGCCGTGGAGCAGCCTGCTATCCAGGTGGGAGAATGAGCTTCCATGTACCACAGGAACGTATTTTCCAGAATGTCGAGTGGGTAAAACATTCCTGACCAAGAACGAGGTATCAGTATCCTGTTACGGCATCTTCGCCGTGTACGCATGGACGTGGCGTTACGGGTTAAATCTGTACGATGGGTTCTGTGTGGCGTGGGTACGGGTTCGGGGGGTTCAAGGGCTGCCTTGTGGCTCTTGTGCGTCTCGGGGTGTTACAGGGTTTCCGGTGTGTCTCGGTGGCGGCTGGTGGGGGGAGCCGTGCCTTTGCCGTGTGTGTGCGCACCGGTGCGGGGGGGTGCTACcctgcccggggggctgcggggggagcCGTGCCTTTGTCATGTGCGGGGcttgctgccctgccagcagctggcgGGCTGGGGAGGGCCGTGACTTTGCCATGTGTGCGCACCGGTGCGGGGGTGCTGCCCTGTGCGGGGCTCTCAGCTTTGCTCCGGGTTTCAGGTGCCTCCCGCCAGCAGCCCGGCGGCCGGGGAAGGCGCCCCTGTTCGGGGCGGATGCTCCCCGGACGGGCTGGGGCGGCACCGCGTTACATTGCGGCGCAACGCGGGGTCTGCGCGTCGCTGCCCGGCCGGGCCGTGCGGTGGGGGCCGCCCgacgcgggggggggggggggcgcccgCCGGGATCCGCCGCttccccgggggctgcggggccgcgccgggTGCGGCGCCCACCGGCCGGGCGCGGCCGCTGCGCCTCCGCCGCGGGAGCCCGGGCTCCTgcccgggggcggcccggggggctgcggccccgctccccgcgggtCCCCGCCGGCGCCGCGCCCTCCGCCGCTGCCcgcctccctccccttcctcccgcCGTCCCCTCCCCCCGGCTCCGCATCGCCGCGGCCGGAGCACGCGCTGCCGGCGCCCCGGGGATGCCGCCGGGCTTTTGTTCCCCTGCGGCAGGTAGGgtcggggcggcggggggcggcgggccgggccgggccgggcggggggcggtggcgggggccggggcggcgggcgggccgggagcggcggcgAACAAAAGCGTCGTGCAAAATGGAGCCAGGCGAGAAGGGCTGGACCCCGCCGCGCATCCCCGCCGCCTGGCTGGccggggcccgggcccgggggggggcgctgcgcggccccggggggcggcggggagggagggagggggtggcgGGGCCGGCGGGTCTGTAAAGcgctttccccttctcttctgcCAGCCGCGGGGAGGACGCGCGTCCTGGCTCGGCGgaggtgcccccccccccccgcgcagccccccagccccgccgggcgGGCCGGTGAggccgggaccccccccccgTGCCGGGGCGCCCAGCGGTGCCGCAGACAATGCGCGGCGGGAGCAGCCCCGGGGAcccgcgcgccgccgccgccaccgctGCGCGCCCGCAGCAGCCGCAATGACAGCAGCCGCCTGGGGTGGCTGCGGGCAGCGGGCGGGAGCATGAAGTGAAGAGACCGCTGCAGTGCTCAAGATGAACTCCTCTCTGGTTGGCAACCAGAGTGGCCGGCCGTTCTGCCTCCTGGCCGTCAGCTATCTGGAGACCATCAATTTCTGCCTCCTGGAAGTGGTCATTATTGTGTTCCTCATGGTGCTGATTATTTCTGGCAACATTATCGTGATCTTTGTCTTTCACTGTGCACCTCTGCTGAACCACCACACCACCAGCTACTTCATCCAGACTATGGCGTATGCTGACCTCCTGGTGGGCGTGAGCTGTCTGGTGCCTTCTTTGTCTCTGCTGCACTATCCTATTGTTTTAAGTGAGTCCTTGGTTTGCCAAATCTTTGGGTATGTGGTATCGGTGCTGAAGAGCGTCTCCATGGCCTCTTTGGCGTGCATCAGTATTGACAGGTACATTGCCATCACAAAGCCGCTGACCTACAACACGCTGGTTACCCCGTGGAGGCTTCGGATCTGCATACTGATCATCTGGCTCTACTCCTGCCTGGTCTTCTTACCCTCCTTCCGCTGGGGAAAGCCTGGATACCACGGGGATGTGTTTCAGTGGTGTGCCAATTCCTGGAACACCGATCCCTACTTTACCCTCTTCATTGTGGTGATGCTCTACGCCCCAGCTGCGTTCATCGTCTGCTTCACTTACTTCAACATCTTCCGcatctgccagcagcacaccaAGGAGATCAACGAGAGGCGAGTGCGCTTCAGCTCTCAGGatggggaggctggggaggcacagccctgcccggACAAGCGCTACGCCATGGTTCTTTTCCGCATCACCAGTGTCTTCTATATCCTCTGGTTGCCCTACATTATCTATTTCCTGCTGGAGAGCTCCAATGTCTATAGTAACCGCATTGCATCCTTCTTGACCACTTGGCTTGCCATTAGCAACAGTTTCTGCAACTGTGTCATTTACAGTCTCTCCAACAGTGTCTTTCAGAAGGGGCTTAAGCGTCTCTCGGGGGCTATCTGCGCCTCTTGCGCTAGGCAGAGGGTAGCTAAGGACTCCTCTGCCTCTAGAAGCAAAAGATCTTCCAACGGATGTCATGTTTAAAGACGCCTATCAGCTGGACTGGGAAGTGCAGGGACAATTCCGTGAATTACAAAATAAGTTAAATATGATTTTAAGATGTCCAGATTTGCAAAAAGGTTTCTGAGAAATGCTGCTGACATAGAAGAATCAGGAGCACATATCATTGTGGTTGCGCTTTGAAAAATTAttgctgtggaggaggctgTGGAGTTTCACCTCCATAttcatttttaagaataaagCTGTATCTTGACACTTACCTCTCCAGCTGGTGTGACTGAATGGAGTGGGTGTCTGAGAGCTTCGGCAAAATGTAGTCTTTCTTACAGCTTTACTAGGTTCTTTCGAGATTCGTGCTTCACATGTAAATGATAGATCTGAAGTGGAAATGTCACAGTATATGGTATAttacagggatttttttaatacatgccAAAGTATATTGACACAGTGTTCCAGCATCGTAACAGAAGGGGCCAaacaatttgtttttcagtgctaCCTAGACAGGACTTCTAGAACTGTAGTGAACGATGTGAACGTCTTAGTGTGAACTTAGAGTCTTATTGAGCCATGAGTGCAGCGATGTGACTCGGAACGATTGTAGACTTACGAGGACTGGTCTGGCTTCTGTGCCCCGTTGCTCTGGTGGGATGCGTGTGTGCGATCAGAGTACGGCATCTTCATATTCCTGTTTGTTGTgaagtaagaagaaaaacttgGATCAGATCAAATTtagcagtttaaataaaatgtgttttggtaAGCTAAGAGAAAAGACATGTTGCTTTGTGATACCAGAGTTGTGGCAGCCACTTGAGGATGATGCCAACATGTGAAAATTATTCGCAAACCAGTGGAGAAATGCCACAGTTTTCTATGTGGAAATTTTCTCAagaacaactttaaaaataacatgtcccctttttttttttttttttttaatctaaattctTCTGATATTTTACATACTAGAACttaaggggaaaggaaagaaaacaattgtcTTCTAAACAGCTAAGGGAACTATGCTGTAAATTTAACTGTAGTATTTGAGTTATTCATAAGTGCACAGAGCTAAATCAGAGACACTTTTCTTTAGCCTTCGTGGGATTAAAGATAGTTCGAATATAGCAGGAGCTAAATCCTGTTGGCAAACGCATATCTAACTGGTCAAACAAAGTCAGTATGTGAGAAACAAAATCTCATTGACCACAGCTTTTTCAAGCTCGCttagattaaatatttttgagtgCTGTAATGCTGTTAAGAAGGCAGTGTGGCCCTCAAATTGATTAGTTTTTCCTGAAGGATATCCTTTCCTTTTGACTGATGCCATATTGGGAAATGAAAGTGAACCAAGTATTCCTGTAATAACAGATTACAGTCTGTGTCAGTTtatctccccctgctcctggtGAGGGCTGTGTCCCCACCACAGCCGCTCGGGGAGTGGGGTATACACCGTGGCTGTCCACAGTTGGCTTCCTTCGTTGTGCTTCCAGGCTGCTGGGAGCCTGGGGAATTCTGTGAGCTCGTGTGTTACGGTTGGTGTGTGGCATAGtgggaatgaaaaaatatttgggaaaagtagtttgatttatttttgtttttgttttagagTCGGGGTAATTCTCTTTGCCGAAGGGGAGactatattttcattaaatggtTTCGCGCCTACTGTTGTTATAGATCAagatcatctttttttttattattattattattattatttttattattgcacACTGTCCCTCCCCCAAGCACACACATACCCTCCTGCCGGGAGCCCCAGCCTCTTGTCTTCCAGGCTTTGCCACCGAGGGTGACGGTTTGTGTCTCTGTGCTGTCACATGAGACGATTGCTGCAGCCTGTCCTGCTCGCTGCCCGCCTGCATTTATGCCAGTACAGCCTTGTGGGGCTGCCgtggaggagagagaagaaaagccagagcagcaggatgCAGCGCTCCTGGCATGACTGGCCCTTGCCCGCACTCATTGCCGACAGACATGAGTTCCTCTGATGGGTATGGATGTGCCTGGCCCTGGGGAGGATGGGGCAGACCCCCACTGCTGCGGccccatttttgttttaaacctgtTGCAAAGCGCATTGAAGgcatgttttggtttgctttcaacGTCTTCTATCCATAGTCCAAACCTCTCAAGGCAAACTTCCTCCTTAGTTCATCTGAAATTCTAGGAACAAAGGTTGTCTGAACCCCGATGCCTTCACAACGATGTTTCTTGTTGTCTTTTGTAGTAAGACGGTGGCTGGAGCAGGCATGGGCGGCGGAGGTGGTTtaccctgcagagctgctgcgcCTGACGTCTGAGGCACAGCCAGCTGTGGGGGGAGCGGGTGTAAGAGCGTCCTGAGTCATTTATGAGTATAATAAGCTCTTAGCACATCAGCTGGCTAATTGTTCTCAAGTGTTTTGTAGGTATTACGGCAAAGGTGGGCTTTGGGGAACAATTTAAGGGCTTTAGTCACTAATATCAAAGCGTGTGTGTATGGGATTTTTGGAACAGCCTCTCAGGTAAACTCCCAATAGCTTTTCTCTGACTCTTCACCTTATCTAACATTTCCAAGTCTTTGAAGTGATGCAATCTATCATTGAAATAGTATTTGATAAAATTTAATAGAAGAAAAGAATCTGCTAGGGCCTAAACCCCTAAAAATGGCAGTTTCAGGTTTAAGTGGAAGCTGGAGAGCAAagattgttgctttttttcttcttttcatagCATGAATAGAGGGTTTAACTAGGAGCATTGTATGCTAGTTTTTGAGAATatggagaattttaaaaagtggtaAGGGGTCTGAATCATGGCATAGAGATTTAACTCGAAGTGAAGCAGTTGCTACTTCAGCTGTAAGTCTAGAATTGTACTTGAAGTGTAGTAGTCATTACAGATGCAGATGCATGCTGTTGTTGCTTTGCAGCTAAGATTCAGTGATAACATTCCGAACAGCCAGGCTTTTGTTCAGTTGCCTTACTCATCTCAAAGTCTTTATCAGCTCAGATGATTTCTGTGAGAGGTGAATCTGGGAGCCTCCAAAAGATgaaggcagagaggagctgcagccagTTGGTGCATTCAAGTTTCATCCAGTGTTTATACAGACACTTTTAAGTGTTGCCTCAGTAACGTAGTTTGTgtcaaatatttctctttttgtctgtgttaatttattgattatttttttaaaagaagtaaattactttttttccctctaagtTAATTTAATGTTGATCTAGGTTTGTATTTGATtagatgttttaaatatttataagttTGAGTCTGTTGTCTTCAGTGAAATGGCACAGGGGTGCATCTTGTTCATGGTGCGAGCTGTGGAAGAAGTGATTTTGAGAGGTATTACCTTGTTTGCTCAGCAGATCGTTTAGCATCCTCTGTCATGTAGTTCACATGAGGCACAGGAGTCCTCTTCATGACAATCTGTGCTATGAATTGTTAGGCAGCAAACTTTCCAGTTGGATCACTTTCATCATTGTGCATACGAAACTACTCCTTTTTTGGCTATATTTGTACCCAAGTGTGCCTAGTGCTTTAGAAATCGGTGTCAAGAGCACAGATAAATGCCACACTGAGGAGAGTACAGAAATCAAATTGCATCTTCATAAAAATTGTGTGTTGTGATATGATTAAATGAACTAATTTTGAAGTTCCATGTCACGCTatacttgtttttaattattttttttaaattgggaTTATCTGCCTCACTTTCAAATTAAGCTGCTAGAAGGTTCAGTTTGCAGGATGCAattcagtggcttttttttttttttagtaccaTGGGAAGGATCTCTATATGCACAACTTCTCAGAAGGTGATAATTTACTTCATTTAGAgctctttattattattttttaagtttactGGAAGTTTAGGTTATGATTATATTGTAATTTTCCAAAGACTTGGAGAAAACctgtgaaataatatttttttataatctttAATCAAGtgacagtattttttaactCAACAGATATCTTTTGTGTGAAACAAAAGTGTTGCTGTTACCTACtgttagttttttttaattaaatgttacTAGTTTCTACAGTCTTTGTTTGCTCTTAGGGGTTTTGTACTTGTTTTTTAAGAACTCAGAAATTTGATTCTACTAGTTGGAATTCTGACCTGGCTCAGTGTCAGAGTGCCAGAGGGCAGTCTTGAATATTTGTCACAAATCTTTGACAAGAAGGAAGTGGTACAAAGTACCGACACACAGAGCATCGCAAGGTAGCACGAGGTTGTGCCGAGAG
Encoded proteins:
- the GPR21 gene encoding probable G-protein coupled receptor 21 — its product is MNSSLVGNQSGRPFCLLAVSYLETINFCLLEVVIIVFLMVLIISGNIIVIFVFHCAPLLNHHTTSYFIQTMAYADLLVGVSCLVPSLSLLHYPIVLSESLVCQIFGYVVSVLKSVSMASLACISIDRYIAITKPLTYNTLVTPWRLRICILIIWLYSCLVFLPSFRWGKPGYHGDVFQWCANSWNTDPYFTLFIVVMLYAPAAFIVCFTYFNIFRICQQHTKEINERRVRFSSQDGEAGEAQPCPDKRYAMVLFRITSVFYILWLPYIIYFLLESSNVYSNRIASFLTTWLAISNSFCNCVIYSLSNSVFQKGLKRLSGAICASCARQRVAKDSSASRSKRSSNGCHV